A window from Candidatus Nitrospira neomarina encodes these proteins:
- a CDS encoding sigma-54 interaction domain-containing protein, protein MVSFPLSHTFFTSSIHCRLHGLLALFLAGLFGMVAFTISGIQDQEVDALIIDLAGRQRMLQERHMKEVLLARQYRNANSTPTRTELLETLETLLFGRKITVGWDNNHEVTVPPAPTEAIRLAIQGQQELLVRFIAKSDGFLEGTQDGPGENASALELLQLSDDIVAKADTLVTLYDAWARARISRLVQWQILLGVIVGLLGVLLIKQIRAGNRNLESEVLERKQSEQILRESEQRHIQVLDSAMDAIITIDQERRITFINRAAATTFHISALDAKGEPLQRFLTPRSWKILHQHIEAHHSTSQVESYIWEQEGFMAKRATGEEFPVEATLSRANISGHNSYTLVMRDLSLRHRMESSRPHPVTPCFKGTLAHTPSFEDIIGVSPPLQHVFEQIRKVAQTDATVLITGETGTGKELAARAIHRLSLRKDHVWMNVNCAGLPSGLVESELFGHEKGAFTGATDKMKGRFELSHGGTIFLDEVGELPLETQSKLLRVLQEHEFERVGGTQTHHVDVRIIAATNRNLEEAVGLGAFRADLFFRLNTFPIAMPPLRNLKDDIPLLTQYYVEPFSKHLEKRIEEINPAVLDRLVHYEWPGNVRELANILERAVILCEKGVLLAHHLSFPQFPGMHPMEEKIQTLQENERLHILRALEKTGGLVSGPHGAAALLGLNRSTLLSRMRKFGIVPSSSRSFHEKES, encoded by the coding sequence ATGGTGTCCTTTCCACTGTCCCACACGTTCTTTACTTCCTCAATACACTGCCGGTTGCATGGTCTTCTTGCCTTGTTTCTTGCCGGCCTTTTCGGGATGGTCGCGTTTACGATTTCAGGAATCCAGGATCAGGAAGTTGATGCCCTGATTATAGATCTGGCGGGTCGGCAGCGTATGCTGCAAGAACGGCATATGAAAGAGGTTCTGCTGGCCCGGCAGTATAGGAATGCCAATTCTACCCCTACAAGAACAGAACTGCTGGAAACATTGGAAACTCTGCTCTTTGGAAGAAAGATCACGGTCGGTTGGGACAATAATCATGAGGTAACAGTTCCTCCTGCTCCAACCGAAGCGATCCGACTCGCCATTCAAGGGCAGCAGGAACTTCTTGTCCGATTTATCGCCAAATCTGACGGCTTTTTGGAAGGGACGCAGGACGGACCTGGGGAAAACGCTTCAGCCTTGGAATTGCTACAACTCTCCGACGATATTGTCGCCAAGGCGGACACACTGGTGACCCTGTACGACGCCTGGGCACGCGCAAGAATTTCCAGACTGGTTCAATGGCAAATTCTGCTCGGTGTGATTGTGGGGTTACTGGGAGTCTTGCTGATAAAGCAGATCAGGGCAGGCAACAGAAATTTGGAGTCGGAAGTCCTTGAGCGCAAACAATCCGAACAGATCCTCCGTGAAAGCGAACAACGGCATATCCAAGTCCTCGATTCAGCTATGGATGCAATCATAACCATCGATCAAGAGCGCCGCATCACGTTTATAAACCGCGCAGCTGCCACCACATTTCACATATCGGCTCTGGATGCGAAAGGGGAGCCTTTGCAGCGATTCCTGACTCCACGATCGTGGAAAATCCTACATCAACATATTGAGGCTCATCATTCCACTTCTCAGGTGGAAAGCTATATTTGGGAACAAGAAGGATTCATGGCCAAACGGGCCACCGGTGAAGAGTTTCCGGTCGAGGCAACTCTCTCTCGGGCGAATATCTCCGGACACAACAGTTATACTCTCGTTATGCGGGATTTGAGCCTGCGTCATCGTATGGAATCCTCCCGCCCTCACCCGGTCACTCCATGTTTCAAGGGAACGCTCGCGCATACCCCCTCGTTTGAAGACATCATCGGAGTCTCCCCGCCCTTGCAGCATGTATTCGAGCAAATCCGCAAGGTGGCGCAAACAGATGCCACCGTGCTCATCACCGGAGAAACAGGGACGGGCAAGGAATTAGCCGCCCGAGCCATCCATCGGTTGAGTCTCCGGAAAGACCATGTCTGGATGAATGTCAATTGCGCCGGACTGCCAAGCGGCCTGGTAGAAAGTGAACTCTTCGGCCATGAAAAAGGCGCGTTTACCGGCGCCACAGACAAAATGAAGGGGCGTTTCGAATTGTCGCACGGGGGTACGATTTTTTTAGACGAGGTGGGCGAACTCCCACTGGAAACGCAAAGTAAATTACTTCGGGTCCTTCAAGAACATGAATTTGAACGGGTCGGGGGAACCCAAACCCATCATGTCGACGTGCGCATCATCGCGGCTACGAATCGGAATCTCGAAGAAGCGGTGGGCCTCGGTGCGTTTCGGGCTGACTTGTTCTTCCGGCTCAACACGTTTCCTATCGCGATGCCGCCACTGCGGAATCTCAAAGACGATATTCCCCTGTTGACCCAATATTACGTTGAACCTTTTAGCAAGCATCTGGAAAAGCGAATCGAAGAAATTAACCCGGCCGTCCTGGATCGGTTGGTTCATTATGAATGGCCTGGGAATGTCAGAGAACTCGCCAATATTCTCGAACGAGCGGTTATTCTTTGCGAGAAAGGTGTGCTGCTTGCTCACCACCTCAGCTTTCCTCAGTTTCCAGGTATGCATCCCATGGAAGAGAAGATCCAGACTCTTCAGGAAAACGAACGCCTTCATATCCTCAGAGCTCTGGAAAAGACTGGAGGGCTGGTGAGTGGACCCCATGGAGCAGCCGCGCTTTTGGGACTCAACCGGAGCACGTTGCTTTCTCGAATGAGAAAATTCGGGATCGTCCCTTCCTCCTCTCGCTCATTTCATGAGAAAGAATCGTGA